One segment of Carya illinoinensis cultivar Pawnee chromosome 1, C.illinoinensisPawnee_v1, whole genome shotgun sequence DNA contains the following:
- the LOC122310711 gene encoding acidic endochitinase-like, whose translation MARKLQTPLTLFCLLLVALFTGSKAGVISVYWGQNVNEGSLADACATGNYGIVNIAFLVTFGNGQTPQMNLAGHCDPSTNGCTGLSNDIRACQNQGIKVMLSLGGGAGSYFLASAEDARSVANYLWDNFLGGQSSSRPLGDAVLDGIDFDIEGGTTQHWDELARALSTFSQQKKVYLTAAPQCPFPDAWLKGALDTGLFDYVWVQFYNNQPCQYSGNADNLKSYWNQWNTIQAGQIFLGLPAAPEAAGSGYIPPDVLNSDVLPSIKSSSKYGGVMLWSRNYDKGYSAAIKNNV comes from the exons ATGGCTCGAAAGTTGCAGACCCCATTAACCTTGTTCTGCCTTTTATTGGTTGCCCTCTTCACAGGCTCAAAGGCAGGCGTGATCTCTGTGTACTGGGGCCAGAATGTAAATGAGGGCAGCTTGGCTGATGCTTGCGCCACTGGGAATTATGGTATAGTGAACATAGCTTTCCTGGTAACATTTGGCAATGGCCAGACCCCACAGATGAACCTTGCGGGCCATTGTGACCCAAGCACAAATGGGTGCACCGGCTTAAGCAACGACATCAGAGCTTGCCAAAACCAGGGCATCAAGGTGATGCTCTCCCTTGGAGGCGGTGCTGGTAGCTATTTCCTCGCCTCTGCTGAAGATGCCAG GAGTGTTGCAAACTACTTGTGGGACAACTTTCTTGGGGGTCAATCCAGCTCCCGTCCATTGGGTGATGCAGTTCTAGATGGCATTGACTTCGATATTGAGGGAGGCACAACCCAACACTGGGACGAGCTCGCAAGGGCACTGTCTACATTTAGCCAACAGAAAAAGGTCTACTTAACAGCAGCACCACAGTGTCCATTCCCAGATGCTTGGCTAAAAGGAGCACTAGACACTGGCCTGTTTGACTATGTCTGGGTCCAATTCTATAACAACCAACCCTGTCAATACTCCGGCAATGCAGACAACCTGAAGAGCTATTGGAATCAGTGGAACACTATACAAGCTGGGCAGATATTTCTGGGGTTGCCTGCTGCTCCAGAAGCAGCTGGGAGTGGCTACATTCCTCCCGATGTGCTTAATAGTGATGTTTTGCCTTCTATCAAGAGTTCGTCAAAATATGGAGGGGTTATGCTTTGGTCTAGGAATTATGATAAGGGCTATAGCGCAGCTATTAAAAACAATGTTTGA
- the LOC122307014 gene encoding uncharacterized protein LOC122307014, whose translation MDNLLDEDPFFTTLLQSGGEGPITTPTFSQHSNVVVASTPLTVKRGLQQKKFKEELLSLLRRIMYLSLKCTNKFCAYLAQVESLHLSGATEQDMIEKTKILYKEMERGNFTMDHSWNLLRHQPKWHQHMNTLNTRRKPHDKRPSNEQSSEILDDVVEEHVERSAGKKAEKEDLRKRKAQESSDAEFNMALGAMTEDRQLFMAERREWQTKADRDRGTQLELDKRKFDAEMMSKDLSGMNAM comes from the exons ATGGACAATCTGTTGGATGAGGACCCATTCTTCACCACTCTCTTACAAAGTGGAGGAGAAGGTCCTATTACCACTCCAACATTCTCACAGCATTCTAATGTTGTGGTCGCTTCAACCCCCCTCACGGTGAAAAGAGGCCTCCaacaaaaaaagttcaaagaggAGCTTCTTTCACTGTTGAGGAGGATAATGTACTTGTCTCTG AAAtgcacaaataagttttgtgcataTCTAGCTCAAGTAGAGTCATTGCACCTGAGTGGTGCAACCGAACAAGATATG ATTGAAAAGACAAAAATATTGTACAAAGAGATGGAACGAGGAAATTTCACAATGGACCATTCTTGGAATCTTTTGAGACAccaacccaaatggcatcaacATATGAATACGCTGAATACGAGGAGAAAGCCACATGATAAACGTCCTTCCAATGAGCAGTCAAGTGAAATTTTGGACGATGTTGTGGAGGAGCATGTTGAAAGGTCTGCTGGAAAAAAGGCTGAAAAGGAAGACTTGAGGAAGCGAAAGGCTCAAGAATCATCTGATGCTGAGTTCAACATGGCATTAGGAGCAATGACCGAGGATAGACAATTGTTCATGGCGGAGAGAAGAGAATGGCAAACGAAGGCTGATCGTGATAGAGGTACACAACTGGAGCTTGATAAAAGAAAGTTCGATGCTGAGATGATGAGCAAGGATCTTTCTGGTATGAATGCCATGTAG